The proteins below are encoded in one region of Purpureocillium takamizusanense chromosome 11, complete sequence:
- the KEL2 gene encoding Negative regulator of mitotic exit (COG:S~BUSCO:EOG092608GK~EggNog:ENOG503NXSA), with product MAFLFKSKKSQDRALSSRDGNSGSQGSIQSASSRMARDEKGALAQRSTPTGSLTSLDNDGSVGSPDRGHGRRGGSVDNTQPSDLPLRNGPQPTNPNASLYPWSQRRLTYTTSHPSPFPRYGAAVNATSSKEGDIYMMGGLINSSTVKGDLWMIEAGGNMACYPLATTAEGPGPRVGHASLLVGNAFIVYGGDTKIEESDALDETLYLLNTSTRHWSRALPAGPRPSGRYGHSLNILGSKIYIFGGQVEGHFMNDLSAFDLNQLQMPNNRWEILLQGESSPKAPAARTNHSMVTFNDKMYLFGGTNGYQWFNDVWCYDPAVNTWAQLDCIGYIPAPREGHAASLVDDVMYVFGGRTEEGSDLGDLAAFRISTRRWYTFQNMGPSPSSRSGHSMTTVGKSIVVLGGEPSSAASAINDLGILYVLDTSKIRYPNDSQQGAQKITQGRRPSASDVQNPPRAMPAREGSIGPSDSRKGSGGAIAPMVTPTNGHKSPTPGVDARASPNSAAAGPAAAVKSRAALTSSPAGPPPQGPTPAKPTGDPPSSVGRVRGLSADRAGATPPAQPPASRDAGAENAAAGVNGRRTPTHAARGPAKQELAAIEPTKTKQTRHGQSSGSVDSSTEAAARAVRPSSPPPPTRQPSNPLSRRSSGRNSQTVALLKELDASRNRNAWYASELELARKSGYVSTATFSPTLDAKAAETFDDEDRPLIEALLAMRTELANVQSAVDKQAVLSAKQIAEAEKQRDAAIQEAVYAKARLAAHQGGSASSTPQLDRDRDDGTYRESELSKKLASALHVQRSLQSQVETARSELEAEKKARKLADDTAGAAQRRMGDLETYKQQTSTEVERLKAELHLMQREARDQSVACAEAVAALELLKIEKEDFATKYDEAVGNAKDHDESFQSLRDAIAASEDARTHLEQKLEEERAQKQDIEAKLSQLKAEHEARTTELVSTTQRLQDAEELAKRHAHEAKTHRQAVLAGLDKISTRDVSAVGKADTERLTALQNQVAAANALVKKYQQEADTAAAKLRSAEERIAGLEQYQEQASREGVTIRRQLQSSLREVQSLQAAHSDVKNRLAAQQLETNAMTVQHNALKDILNERGISPTSAVRGRGLTSPRDTSPEQTRMRDLEMQLASATAAHEEVKQAFAAQAQESELAYREKLSQLESDYQSAVHYVKGTEKMLKQLKDQLSRYKTDNGRLKAEIEELESRAQEGGGDRSVPPGDWENERDALHKRIEGLEAELRNSSAQLDKGLQSLRTELAESNRQRDEAAKAVTSHRKDLEQLQSENALLEQRATDAEQKVSLLLDQVEHSVDSYRRRSRQLPAEAVAEAASNANGLGGGHARSESSGTESAYGGNGLDNRDSAALDNLASELETLRSHWEATNKNYRLSTNFDFDQPTPVSKKEDDALPGAALGLSESLADWRKRLDTDDHQTGADKPHQN from the exons ATGGCTTTCCTCTTCAAGTCCAAGAAGAGCCAGGACCGCGCGTTGTCGAGTCGCGATGGCAACTCCGGCTCCCAGGGCTCTATCCAGAGCGCCAGCTCTCGCATGGCCCGCGACGAGAAGGGCGCCCTGGCACAGCGCTCCACGCCCACGGGCAGCCTCACCTCTCTAGACAACGATGGCAGCGTCGGGAGCCCAGACCgtggccatggtcgccgcGGAGGCAGCGTTGACAATACGCAACCCAGTGATCTGCCT CTTCGCAACGGACCACAACCAACAAACCCAAATGCGTCGCTCTACCCCTGGTCGCAGCGTCGGTTAACCTATACCACGTCACACCCGAGTCCCTTCCCCCGCtatggcgccgccgtgaatGCGACGTCGTCCAAGGAGGGCGACATATACATGATGGGCGGCCTCATCAACAGCTCGACCGTCAAGGGCGATCTCTGGATGATtgaggccggcggcaacatggCTTGTTATCCCCTTGCCACGACTGCAGAGGGCCCAGGGCCCAGGGTCGGTCACGCCAGTTTGCTCGTCGGCAACGCATTCATTGTctacggcggcgacaccaagATTGAGGAGTCGGACGCGCTGGACGAGACGCTTTATCTCCTAAATACCT CAACTCGACATTGGTCAcgcgccctgcccgccggccctcGCCCGTCCGGACGCTATGGGCATTCCCTGAACATTCTCGGTTCCAAAATCTACATTTTCGGTGGTCAGGTCGAGGGCCACTTCATGAATGATCTCTCAGCTTTCGACTTGAACCAGCTGCAAATGCCCAACAACCGTTGGGAAATTCTCCTACAAGGCGAGTCGTCGCCCAAGGCTCCGGCCGCTCGCACGAACCACTCAATGGTCACGTTCAATGACAAGATGTACCT GTTTGGTGGCACAAACGGCTACCAATGGTTCAATGACGTATGGTGCTACGACCCGGCCGTCAACACGTGGGCGCAGCTGGATTGCATAGGCTACATCCCTGCCCCTCGAGAGGGCCACGCTGCGTCCCTCGTGGACGATGTCATGTACGTCTTTGGTGGTCGCACGGAGGAGGGCAGCGATTTGGGAGACCTTGCCGCCTTCAGGATATCCACGCGAAGGTGGTACACATTCCAAAACATGGGCCCATCTCCGTCGTCCCGTTCTGGCCATAGCATGACGACGGTTGGCAAGTCGATTGTGGTTCTTGGCGGCGAACCGAGctccgcggcgtcggccatcAACGATCTCGGCATCCTCTATGTTCTAGACACGAGCAAGATTCGCTATCCCAACGACAGTCAACAAGGCGCGCAAAAGATAACCCAGGGCCGTCGACCGAGCGCGAGCGACGTGCAAAATCCTCCCCGCGCGATGCCCGCTCGAGAAGGCTCTATCGGCCCGTCAGACTCTAGaaagggcagcggcggcgcaatTGCGCCCATGGTCACTCCTACGAACGGACACAAGTCCCCCACGCCGGGAGTCGATGCCCGCGCCTCCCCGaactcggcggcagcgggcccggcggcggcggtcaagTCTCGAGCTGCCCTGACCTCGAGCCCTGCTGGACCCCCACCGCAAGGGCCGACACCCGCGAAACCTACAGGCGATCCGCCGTCAAGCGTCGGACGAGTCCGTGGGCTTTCCGCCGACCGCGCTGGCGCGACACCCCCCGCCCAACCCCCCGCCTCGCGTGATGCGGGCGCCGAGAacgcggccgcgggcgtcaaCGGTCGCCGGACGCCCACGCATGCCGCCCGTGGACCTGCAAAGCAAGAGCTGGCTGCCATCGAGCCCACAAAGACCAAACAGACCCGTCATGGGCAATCATCGGGCTCCGTCGATAGCTCGACGGAAGCCGCAGCAAGGGCCGTGAGAccgtcctcgcccccgccgccaacgcgaCAGCCGAGCAACCCGTTGTCCAGACGGTCGTCCGGTCGCAATTCCCAGACAGTCGCCCTCCTCAAGGAGCTGGACGCGTCACGGAACAGGAATGCTTGGTACGCATCagagctcgagctcgcccgcaagTCTGGCTACGTTTCGACCGCGACCTTTAGCCCGACTCTCGATGCCAAGGCTGCCGAAacctttgacgacgaggatcgGCCCTTGATCGAGGCCCTCCTAGCCATGAGGACCGAACTGGCCAATGTCCAGAGCGCCGTGGACAAGCAGGCCGTTCTCTCTGCGAAGCAgattgccgaggccgagaagcaaCGCGACGCCGCGATACAGGAGGCCGTATACGCCAAAGCCAGGCTGGCTGCCCATCAGGGAGGATCCGCCAGCAGCACTCCGCAACTCGACCGCGAccgagacgacggcaccTATCGGGAGAGCGAGCTGAGCAAAAAGCTCGCTTCGGCACTGCACGTTCAGAGAAGCCTGCAGTCGCAGGTAGAAACCGCCAGgagcgagctggaggcggagaagaaggctcGAAAACTCGCCGATGAcacggccggcgcggcgcaaaggCGCATGGGGGACCTCGAGACGTACAAGCAGCAGACCTCGACCGAAGTGGAGCGACTCAAGGCTGAGCTCCATCTCAtgcagcgcgaggcccgcgacCAGTCGGTCGCTTGCGCAGAGGCagtcgcggccctcgagcttctcAAGATCGAAAAGGAGGACTTTGCGACCAAGtacgacgaggccgttggCAACGCCAAGGACCACGACGAGAGTTTCCAGTCACTGCGAGACGCCATCGCTGCATCCGAAGATGCCAGGACCCACCTGGAGCAaaagctcgaggaggagcgtgCACAGAAGCAGGACATCGAGGCCAAGTTGAGCCAGCTGAAGGCAGAGCACGAAGCACGCACAACAGAACTCGTCTCGACCACGCAGCGCCTACAAGATGCTGAAGAGCTCGCCAAACGACATGCCcacgaggccaagacgcaTCGTCAAGCCGTGCTTGCGGGTCTCGACAAGATCTCGACGAGAGATGTCAgcgccgtcggcaaggcAGACACGGAGCGCCTTACCGCGCTGCAGaaccaggtcgccgccgcaaacgCACTGGTCAAGAAGTACCAGCAGGAGGcagacaccgccgccgccaaactccGAAGCGCTGAGGAACGCATCGCGGGTCTGGAGCAGTATCAAGAGCAAGCCAGCCGCGAGGGCGTGACCATCAGGAGACAGCTGCAGTCGTCTCTGCGAGAGGTGCAGTCCCTGCAGGCTGCGCACTCGGACGTCAAAAATCGACTGGCAGCCCAGCAGCTGGAGACAAACGCCATGACGGTGCAGCACAACGCGCTCAAGGATATCCTCAACGAGCGAGGCATCAGCCCGACGAGCGCCgttcgcggccgcggcctcaCGAGCCCGCGAGATACATCCCCCGAGCAGACTCGGATGCGGGACCTCGAGATGCAgctcgccagcgccacggcggctcATGAGGAGGTCAAGCAGGCCTTTGCGGCGCAAGCGCAAGAGTCGGAGCTTGCGTACCGTGAGAAGCTCTCACAGCTCGAGAGCGACTATCAGTCGGCCGTGCACTACGTCAAGGGGACCGAAAAGATGCTTaagcagctcaaggaccaGCTCTCTCGCTACAAGACTGACAACGGCCGTCTCAAGGCCGAgatcgaggagctcgagagcCGGGCGcaagagggcggcggtgacagGTCGGTGCCACCTGGCGACTGGGAGAACGAGCGCGACGCTCTCCATAAGAGGATCGAGGGTCTTGAGGCGGAGCTGCGGAACTCGAGCGCGCAGCTGGACAAGGGCCTCCAGTCTCTGAGGACAGAGCTGGCCGAGAGCAACCggcagcgagacgaggccgccaaggcggTCACGTCGCATCGCAAGGatctcgagcagctccagtCGGAGAATGCTCTTCTCGAACAGCGCGCCACCGACGCGGAGCAAAAGGTGTCGCTCCTTCTCGACCAAGTCGAGCACTCGGTGGACAGctatcgccgccgcagccgccagctgcctgccgaggctgtcgccgaggccgcctccaatgccaacggcctgggcggcggccatgcccgcAGCGAGAGCTCCGGGACGGAGAGCGCGTACGGTGGCAACGGTCTCGACAATAGGGACAGCGCGGCCCTGGACAACCTCGCGAGCGAACTGGAGACGCTGCGCAGCCATTGGGAGGCGACTAACAAGAACTACCGGCTGAGCACCAACTTCGACTTTGACCAGCCGACGCCCGTTAGCAAGAAGGAAGACGATGCCCTTCCCGGGGCTGCGCTGGGTCTGAGCGAGAGCCTCGCCGACTGGAGGAAGCGGCTCGATACCGATGACCACCAGACGGGCGCCGACAAGCCACACCAAAACTAA
- the SMC5 gene encoding Structural maintenance of chromosomes protein 5 (EggNog:ENOG503NUF3~COG:B~COG:D~COG:L~BUSCO:EOG0926071Q), which translates to MARPTARRRPRDESEDGDESDDPRYGSQASDTPKRRRVEPESESNDDDDDSDNASPATAPARRVNGVANGDTMKDFYPGSIVRVKVQNFVTYEEAEFFPGPNLNMVIGPNGTGKSSLVCAICLGLGYGPRHLGRAGSVKEFVKHGKDTATIEIELQKKPKDRFNYVIRVQIRREQNSQKWWLNGKETTHKAIQALMQSLKIQVDNLCQFLPQDRVVEFAACTPVDLLHETLRAAAPEEMLEWQTQLRKLHKDKKDLAETVHADNESLQNLENRQQGLQADVDRIRERQEIQERVSNLQSALVFSKYTEARTRYSQARERKKEAERSLRRLEQECGPSLEAVNAKQEYAQLIENAIPGKEKALKDAEHAAQTMAREVASAAEDVNEMDNRLEAERKGFDSKKRDLANSKTKLTAYQADLRNRPSEFNAAEWNQKIRAEEHSLRELDAEYRQLSAQISDVRDKGKAVVNDMRRIQENLDGLDTQEGQQLNFMKKHFPEIAQGWEWVQQHQDGFEKEIFGPPMISCSIKDERYSDQVQSLLQADDFMCFTAQTKSDYKKLSDQLYRVMSLSVVIRTCATPLESFRPPVDAEEARNLGLDGFAIDYLDGPAPVLAMLCAEKRVHQSGVSLQDHNDAAYERLIHSGKVNSWAAGKHSYMVRRRREYGPQAMTTISKNIQPGRFWTSQPIDAQEKVELNRQLAEKRGERDALKMEHSELKAKQSGIDERKDDINNKITTLKNEKSALQREYQKWQSLPEKIESEERVKASHEQAMRDARKSMQELQYDWDKAALKRAKLVVRQKALIDKIREAHHALLDAKIRLIEARSDILGLRDRNAGLMTRLELEKQNVQTAAEEANIARDQGRRLGEEVQEVCARDEAKKELFTQLSTGKEPQELEMEISAEEAKLELIHAANPNVLREFERRAQEIAKLKDKMEGFNERLGSLNRKVDELMGKWEPKLEELVSQINDAFAYNFEQISCAGEVRVHKDDDFDLWALDIMVRFRENETLQQLNAHRQSGGERAVSTIFYLMALQSMAQSPFRVVDEINQGMDPRNERMVHERMVEIACREHTSQYFLITPKLLTGLRYDPKMRVLCIASGEYMPREGRKLDFGRCLAVQRRLMAAS; encoded by the exons atggcgcgccctacagctcgtcgtcgaccgcgCGACGAGTCTGAGGACGGAGACGAAAGCGACGACCCGCGCTACGGATCTCAAGCCTCCGACACGCCCAAGCGACGCCGCGTCGAGCCCGAATCCGAGTCaaacgatgacgacgatgatagCGACAACGCATCCCCCGCTACGgcccctgcgcgccgcgtcaACGGGGTTGCAAATGGAGACACCATGAAGGACTTCTATCCAGGCTCCATCGTGCGCGTCAAAGTCCAAAACTTCGTGACATACGAAGAGGCGGAGTTCTTTCCGGGGCCCAATCTGAACATGGTCATCGGGCCAAATGGCACCGGGAAGAGCTCCCTGGTCTGCGCCATATGTCTGGGTCTCGGATACGGGCCAAGGCACCTGGGGCGAGCCGGCTCGGTCAAAGAGTTTGTCAAGCATGGGAAGGACACGGCAACCATCGAGATCGAGCTGCAAAAGAAGCCAAAGGACCGGTTCAACTACGTCATTCGAGTTCAGATCCGCCGCGAACAAAACAGCCAAAAGTGGTGGCTGAATGGTAAGGAGACGACGCACAAGGCCATCCAAGCACTCATGCAGTCGCTCAAGATCCAGGTGGACAACCTCTGCCAGTTTCTCCCGCAGGACAGGGTGGTCGAATTCGCCGCCTGCACTCCCGTTGACCTGCTCCATGAGACGCTGCGTGCTGCGGCGCCCGAGGAGATGCTGGAATGGCAGACGCAGCTTCGGAAGCTCCAtaaggacaagaaggaccTCGCCGAGACGGTCCACGCCGACAACGAATCCCTCCAGAACCTCGAGAATCGACAGCAGGGGTTGCAAGCAGACGTGGATAGGATCCGGGAACGCCAGGAGATCCAGGAGCGGGTCAGCAATCTTCAATccgccctcgtcttctccaAGTACACCGAGGCCCGGACGAGATACTCACAAGCCCGGGAGCggaagaaggaggccgagagATCCCTTCGGCGTCTCGAACAGGAGTGCGGACCTTCACTCGAAGCAGTAAACGCAAAGCAGGAGTACGCGCAGCTGATCGAAAACGCCATACCCGGCAAGGAGAAGGCGCTGAAGGATGCCGAGCACGCTGCTCAGACCATGGCCCGCGAGGTTGCCTCGGCAGCTGAGGACGTCAATGAGATGGACAAcaggctcgaggccgagcgcaaggGCTTCGACTCCAAGAAGAGAGATCTTGCCAACTCCAAGACGAAGCTTACGGCCTACCAGGCGGACCTCAGGAACCGACCATCGGAGTtcaacgccgccgagtgGAACCAGAAGATT CGCGCCGAAGAGCATTCTTTGCGTGAGCTTGACGCAGAGTACAGGCAGCTGTCAGCACAGATCAGCGACGTCAGAGACAAAGGCAAGGCCGTTGTCAACGATATGCGCAGGATACAAGAGAacctcgacgggctcgacaCCCAAGAAGGCCAACAACTCAACTTCATGAAGAAGCATTTCCCAGAAATCGCCCAGGGCTGGGAGTGGGTTCAACAGCATCAAGATGGCTTCGAGAAGGAGATTTTTGGCCCTCCGATGATAAGCTGCTCGATCAAGGACGAGCGCTACTCGGATCAAGTGCAGTCGCTTCTTCAAGCAGACGACTTCATGTGCTTCACCGCCCAGACGAAAAGCGACTACAAGAAGCTGTCGGACCAGCTCTACCGAGTCATGAGTCTGTCTGTCGTCATTCGAACCTGCGCAACACCCCTGGAATCCTTCAGGCCCCCTGTTGATGCCGAGGAAGCCCGGAATTTGGGACTTGATGGGTTTGCAATTGACTATCTCGAtgggcccgcgcccgtcctGGCGATGCTTTGTGCCGAGAAGAGAGTCCATCAGTCTGGCGTTTCTCTCCAGGACCACAACGATGCAGCATACGAGCGGCTGATCCACAGCGGCAAGGTCAACAGCTGGGCCGCCGGCAAGCACTCGTACATGGTTCGACGGCGCAGGGAGTACGGCCCGCAGGCCATGACGACCATCAGCAAGAACATACAGCCTGGCAGGTTCTGGACATCGCAACCGATCGACGCGCAAGAGAAGGTGGAGCTCAATCGGCAGCTCGCCGAAAAGAGAGGGGAGAGGGACGCTCTAAAGATGGAGCATAGCGAGCTCAAGGCGAAGCAgagcggcatcgacgagagGAAGGATGACATCAACAACAAGATT ACGACGTTGAAGAACGAAAAGagcgcgctgcagcgcgagtACCAGAAGTGGCAGTCATTGCCCGAGAAGATAGAGTCGGAAGAACGGGTCAAGGCATCGCACGAGCAAGCCATGCGCGACGCGAGGAAGAGCATGCAGGAGCTTCAGTATGACTGggacaaggcggcgctgaAGAGGGCCAAGCTGGTGGTGCGGCAAAAGGCCCTCATCGACAAAATCCGCGAGGCGCACCacgcgctgctggacgccAAGATCAGGCTCATAGAGGCGCGGTCCGACATTCTCGGCCTCAGGGACCGCAACGCGGGCCTCATGacgcgcctcgagctcgagaagcAGAACGTGCAGACCGCTGCGGAGGAAGCCAACATCGCCAGGGACCAGGGCCGGCGCCTGGGCGAAGAAGTCCAGGAGGTGTGCGCCCgggacgaggccaagaaggagctcTTCACCCAGCTCTCCACCGGCAAGGAGCCCCAGGAGCTGGAGATGGAAATctcggccgaggaggccaagctcGAGCTGATCCACGCCGCCAACCCTAACGTGCTGCGTGAGTttgagcgccgcgcccaggagatcgccaagctcaaggacaagatGGAGGGCTTCAACGAGCGCCTCGGCTCGCTCAACCGCAAGGTGGACGAGCTGATGGGCAAGTGGGAACCCAAGCTGGAAGAGCTCGTGTCGCAGATCAACGACGCGTTTGCCTACAACTTTGAGCAGATTAGCtgcgcgggcgaggtgcgcgtccacaaggacgacgactttgacCTGTGGGCCCTGGACATCATGGTTCGCTTTCG CGAAAACGAGAcgctccagcagctcaacGCCCACCGGCagtcgggcggcgagcgcgccgtctcGACCATCTTCTACCTCATGGCGCTGCAGTCGATGGCGCAGTCGCCcttccgcgtcgtcgacgagatcAACCAGGGCATGGACCCGCGCAACGAGCGCATGGTGCACGAGCGCATGGTGGAGATTGCCTGCCGCGAGCACACGTCGCAGTACTTCCTCATCACGCCCAAGCTGCTCACCGGCCTGCGCTACGACCCCAAGATGCGCGTCCTCTGCATCGCCAGCGGCGAGTACATGCccagggaggggaggaagctCGACTTTGGCCGCTGCCTCGCCGTGCAGCGCAGGCTCATGGCTGCCTCGTGA